From the Nodularia sp. NIES-3585 genome, one window contains:
- a CDS encoding pitrilysin family protein: protein MNQPSRSIWDWSDKGTIILRRLSTILMVLIICWSGLLPDMALAQTQTANPLQRILQLRKTPPEKSSIQPYLDRVIEQLTEFRLENGLKFIVLERHQAPVVSFLTYADVGGVDEPDGQTGVAHFLEHLAFKGTTRIGTKDYEAEKLLLDRLEQLDAQIRTAKANDKQDDLAQLQTEFKQVESQADALVTQNELGQIVNQAGGVGLNASTSAEATKYFYSFPANKLKLWMSLESERFLEPVVRREFYKEKDVILEERRMRVDNSPIGMMVENFVDQAFTVHPYRRPVIGYEEDIRNLTPENVQNFFDAYYVPSNLTIAVVGDVDPAEVKRLAKIYFGRYQARPKATANIQPEPPQTQTREFTLELPSQPWYLEGYHRPSVAHPDDAVYEIISGLLSNGRTSRLYKSLVEQQSVALNAEGFSGFPGDKYPNLMLFYALTAPGHTVDEVATALRQEIDKLKVEPVAAADLQRVKTQARASLLRSLNSNMGMAQQLLEAEVKTGSWRNLFQQLDEISAVTTADIQRVAKATFTSENRTIGKLLSKQG from the coding sequence ATGAATCAGCCCAGTCGTTCAATTTGGGATTGGTCAGATAAAGGAACTATCATATTGCGTCGGCTCTCGACCATTTTGATGGTACTCATAATTTGCTGGTCGGGGCTACTTCCAGACATGGCTCTGGCTCAAACTCAAACTGCAAATCCTCTGCAAAGAATCCTCCAACTTCGTAAAACCCCACCAGAAAAAAGTTCAATTCAACCGTATTTAGATCGGGTAATTGAGCAATTAACGGAGTTTCGCCTGGAAAATGGGTTAAAGTTTATCGTCTTGGAACGGCATCAAGCGCCTGTAGTTTCTTTCTTAACTTACGCTGATGTGGGTGGTGTAGATGAGCCAGATGGTCAAACTGGTGTCGCCCACTTTCTAGAGCATTTGGCATTTAAAGGCACGACACGCATCGGCACAAAGGACTACGAAGCTGAAAAGCTTTTACTAGACCGCTTAGAACAATTAGATGCCCAAATTAGAACCGCAAAAGCCAATGATAAACAAGATGATCTGGCTCAATTGCAAACTGAATTTAAGCAAGTAGAGTCCCAAGCCGACGCGCTAGTTACACAAAACGAATTGGGGCAAATTGTCAACCAAGCCGGGGGTGTGGGTTTAAATGCTAGCACTTCGGCTGAAGCTACCAAATATTTTTACAGCTTTCCTGCCAATAAGTTGAAACTGTGGATGTCACTGGAATCAGAGCGCTTTTTAGAGCCTGTGGTTCGTCGCGAGTTTTACAAAGAAAAAGATGTAATTTTAGAAGAACGGCGGATGCGGGTAGATAATTCCCCTATCGGCATGATGGTGGAGAATTTTGTCGATCAGGCTTTCACAGTCCATCCCTACAGACGACCTGTGATCGGTTATGAAGAAGATATCCGCAATCTGACACCGGAAAATGTCCAAAACTTTTTTGATGCTTACTATGTACCGAGTAATTTAACCATTGCTGTTGTCGGAGATGTTGATCCGGCGGAAGTGAAAAGACTGGCAAAAATTTATTTTGGCCGCTATCAAGCCAGACCAAAAGCAACAGCAAATATTCAGCCTGAACCACCGCAAACACAAACACGAGAGTTTACTTTAGAACTACCTTCTCAACCTTGGTATTTAGAAGGCTATCATCGCCCATCAGTTGCTCATCCCGATGATGCAGTGTATGAAATCATTAGCGGTTTATTAAGTAATGGTCGCACGTCGAGGTTGTATAAATCTTTGGTAGAACAGCAGAGTGTAGCATTAAACGCTGAGGGTTTTAGTGGCTTTCCTGGGGATAAATACCCAAACTTGATGTTGTTTTATGCGCTCACGGCTCCCGGTCACACTGTGGATGAAGTGGCCACAGCTTTGCGACAGGAAATTGACAAATTGAAAGTTGAACCTGTGGCGGCGGCTGACTTGCAACGGGTGAAAACCCAAGCACGGGCTAGTTTGTTACGTAGCCTTAATTCCAATATGGGTATGGCGCAGCAGTTATTGGAAGCAGAGGTCAAAACTGGTTCTTGGCGCAATTTATTTCAGCAATTAGATGAAATTTCGGCGGTAACCACTGCTGATATTCAACGGGTGGCTAAGGCGACTTTTACATCAGAGAATCGCACAATTGGCAAGTTGTTGTCGAAACAAGGATAA